The following coding sequences are from one Triticum aestivum cultivar Chinese Spring chromosome 5A, IWGSC CS RefSeq v2.1, whole genome shotgun sequence window:
- the LOC123107713 gene encoding benzyl alcohol O-benzoyltransferase — MAGSPALKFTVRRQPVVLVAPAGPTPRELTRLSDIDDQDALRFQLPIIHFFRRHDGRDDDPAPVLRDAIAAALVHYYPLAGRLRQLEGRKLAVDCTSEGVLFVEADADIRLDQFGAALQPPFACLDELLFDVPGSSGLLDTPIIHFQVTRLACGGFIMASKIQHTVLDGPGMVQFLAAVAELARGAVAPTVRPVWARELLMAMHDDPAPPTVFTHREYDDVPDASRTIMPLESMVRRPFFFGPGELSTIRSHLPPAVRRSATAFDLLTGCLWRCRTVALAPVAHEEMRMICLVSPRGRKQQDGGTPVVPVGYYGNAFACPVAISTAGDLCANPVSYAVELVMKTKREVDMEYLRSVARLMVRRGRPHFTMVHAYVMADVSKFGFRDHDFGWGTPVYGGMAEGGIGHMAGDTSFLIAVKNSKGEDGLVVPVCLPSPVMDKFVEEMRRLMHPAVGAVAVPRQLPVIRSPI; from the exons ATGGCGGGGTCTCCGGCGTTGAAATTCACGGTGCGCCGGCAGCCAGTGGTGCTTGTGGCGCCCGCGGGGCCGACGCCGCGGGAGCTGACGCGGCTCTCGGACATCGACGATCAGGACGCGCTGCGGTTCCAGCTCCCCATCATCCACTTCTTCCGGCGACACGACGGACGGGACGACGACCCTGCGCCGGTGCTACGCGACGCCATCGCGGCGGCGCTCGTGCACTATTACCCACTGGCTGGTCGGTTGAGGCAGCTCGAGGGCCGCAAGCTCGCCGTCGACTGCACCAGCGAGGGCGTGCTGTTCGTCGAGGCCGACGCCGACATCCGCCTCGACCAGTTCGGCGCCGCCCTGCAGCCGCCTTTCGCGTGCCTCGACGAGCTCCTGTTCGACGTCCCTGGCTCCTCCGGCCTCCTCGACACCCCAATCATCCACTTCCAG GTGACAAGGCTAGCATGTGGAGGCTTCATCATGGCGTCGAAGATACAACACACGGTGCTGGACGGGCCAGGGATGGTGCAGTTCCTGGCTGCCGTGGCGGAGCTGGCGCGGGGAGCAGTGGCACCGACGGTGCGGCCGGTGTGGGCACGAGAGCTGCTGATGGCTATGCACGACGACCCGGCGCCACCTACAGTATTCACGCACCGAGAGTATGACGACGTGCCGGATGCCAGCCGCACCATCATGCCCCTCGAGTCCATGGTGCGCCGCCCCTTCTTCTTCGGGCCCGGAGAGCTCAGCACCATCCGCTCCCACCTCCCGCCGGCCGTCCGTCGCAGCGCCACCGCGTTTGATCTCCTCACGGGGTGCTTGTGGAGGTGTCGCACCGTGGCGCTGGCCCCCGTCGCCCACGAGGAGATGCGGATGATTTGCCTCGTCAGCCCCCGAGGCCGGAAGCAGCAGGACGGCGGCACCCCCGTCGTCCCTGTCGGCTACTACGGCAACGCGTTCGCGTGCCCGGTCGCCATCTCCACGGCCGGCGACCTTTGTGCCAACCCGGTGAGCTACGCCGTGGAGCTGGTGATGAAGACCAAGAGGGAGGTGGACATGGAGTATCTGAGGTCGGTGGCACGCCTCATGGTGCGGCGGGGGCGGCCGCACTTCACGATGGTGCACGCATACGTGATGGCGGACGTATCTAAGTTTGGGTTCCGCGACCACGACTTCGGGTGGGGCACACCGGTCTACGGCGGAATGGCCGAAGGTGGCATCGGCCATATGGCCGGGGACACCAGCTTCCTCATCGCCGTCAAGAATTCCAAGGGTGAGGACGGCCTCGTGGTGCCCGTGTGCCTGCCTAGTCCCGTCATGGACAAGTTCGTGGAGGAGATGAGAAGGTTGATGCACCCGGCCGTCGGTGCCGTGGCCGTACCGCGGCAACTTCCTGTGATCAGATCTCCTATAtga